The Malus domestica chromosome 10, GDT2T_hap1 genome contains a region encoding:
- the LOC103446253 gene encoding agamous-like MADS-box protein AGL29, protein MGRRKIEMKVVEDSSSRQVTFSKRRTGLFKKANELATLCGAEIAVLVFSPGGKPFSFGHPNMESIADRFLNQECPKSKFRVSKNDEKAGRLNQQLEDMESQLEAEKKRGLVLDKAVLKAKGLPLKGKPPSFRELSRADLRKMKASLEALRENVKEKASEMEASSSLLLLANGRRD, encoded by the coding sequence ATGGGGAGGAGAAAAATTGAGATGAAAGTGGTGGAGGATAGCAGCTCTAGGCAGGTGACTTTCTCCAAGCGCAGGACTGGCCTGTTCAAGAAAGCAAACGAGCTTGCCACCCTGTGCGGCGCTGAGATTGCCGTCCTTGTTTTCTCTCCGGGAGGGAAGCCCTTCTCGTTCGGGCATCCGAATATGGAGTCTATCGCAGATAGGTTTCTAAATCAGGAGTGCCCTAAATCAAAATTTAGGGTTTCAAAGAATGATGAAAAAGCGGGGAGGCTTAACCAGCAACTGGAGGACATGGAAAGCCAGTTGGAGGCTGAGAAGAAAAGGGGACTTGTGCTTGACAAGGCTGTACTGAAAGCAAAGGGTTTGCCTCTCAAAGGCAAACCGCCGAGCTTTCGTGAGCTCAGCCGGGCAGATCTTCGAAAAATGAAGGCGTCGCTGGAGGCGCTGCGCGAGAACGTGAAAGAAAAAGCCAGTGAGATGGAGGCATCGTCTTCGCTGCTCCTCCTGGCAAATGGCAGGAGAGACTGA
- the LOC103446252 gene encoding agamous-like MADS-box protein AGL62, with the protein MKKIENEEDLLVSFSKRRSGVYKKATDMIALSGGEVGIVIFSPSGKPFSYGHPSVDYVINRFMNQNSPENNDYTHQFMKTHQQMKISEAMEQYNELLDPLEAVKERLLSLLRKARTRTTQEHLWWSVPIEELRVDELKQIHVSMAELHMTISNHLKERSSSSNIFGASSSGSVQQTNPNFDADQSGTGSYAFPYGYGH; encoded by the coding sequence ATGAAGAAGATCGAAAATGAAGAGGATCTTCTCGTTTCTTTCTCGAAACGAAGGTCCGGCGTTTACAAGAAAGCTACCGATATGATAGCACTATCTGGCGGTGAGGTGGGTATTGTGATCTTCTCACCTTCTGGTAAGCCTTTCTCATATGGCCATCCATCTGTCGACTATGTCATCAATCGGTTTATGAACCAAAATTCACCCGAAAACAACGACTACACTCATCAATTCATGAAGACTCATCAACAGATGAAAATTTCCGAGGCCATGGAACAATACAACGAGCTTCTTGACCCATTAGAAGCTGTGAAGGAGCGACTTCTGTCGCTCCTAAGGAAAGCCAGGACAAGGACAACTCAAGAGCACCTGTGGTGGAGTGTACCTATTGAAGAGCTTAGGGTGGATGAGCTCAAACAAATCCATGTATCCATGGCGGAGCTGCACATGACTATCTCCAACCATCTTAAGGAGAGGAGCAGTAGTTCTAATATttttggtgcctcctcttctGGATCTGTCCAACAAACCAATCCCAACTTTGATGCTGATCAAAGTGGAACTGGTTCTTATGCTTTTCCTTATGGCTACGGCCATtaa